A part of Rhopalosiphum maidis isolate BTI-1 chromosome 3, ASM367621v3, whole genome shotgun sequence genomic DNA contains:
- the LOC113558574 gene encoding uncharacterized protein LOC113558574, whose protein sequence is MQSKRKEMKMELVSCERRLQKLINKCTFKHCTNYSENLNAIALENKIIRFDKPIYIGFTVLDISKTLMYDYHYNVMQRHYGDKIKLMYTDTDSLVYHIQMDDFYVDLVANPSLLDRMDTANLPSDHPCYIAERKKEPGLFSDEVDGNIITEFCALRAKSYAFNIHSGAEDRVGGEKIKAKGIRAHVVKNHMTLEDHRKWLFDEAGVELYKENVSIRSFNHQLKTIKTKKLTYNSYDDKRAVLEDKINTLAHGHYSLEEDDIWSKLEEDGWNWNEEEKDLMRLLLQCIT, encoded by the exons ATGCAATCAAAGAGGAAGGAGATGAAGATGGAGTTGGTGTCTTGCGAGAGGAGGTTACAGAAactaataaacaaatgtaCATTCAAGCACTGTACAAATTACAGTGAGAACCTAAATGCTATTGCTTtggagaataaaattataagatttgacaaacctatttatattg gaTTTACAGTACTAGATATAAGTAAGACACTGATGTACGACTaccattataatgtaatgcaGAGACATTATGgagacaaaattaaattaatgtacacTGACacag attcaCTAGTATATCACATTCAGATGGATGATTTTTATGTGGACTTGGTGGCTAACCCTAGCTTGTTGGACAGGATGGACACCGCCAACCTGCCCAGTGACCATCCTTGTTATATAGCAGAGAGAAAGAAGGAGCCGGGGCTGTTTTCTGATGAGGTGGATGGGAATATAATCACTGAGTTTTGTGCATTGAGGGCAAAGTCCTACGCTTTCAACATACATTCTGGAGCGGAGGACAGAGTTGGTGGTGAAAAGATCAAGGCGAAGGGGATCAGAGCTCATGTGGTTAAGAATCACATGACTCTTGAGGACCATAGAAAGTGGTTGTTTGATGAAGCTGGAGTGGAATTATACAAGGAGAATGTATCGATACGGTCGTTTAACCACcaacttaaaacaataaaaactaaaaagttgaCATACAACAGCTATGACGATAAGAGGGCGGTGTtagaagataaaataaatacactggCCCATGGACATTATAGTTTAGA ggAAGATGACATATGGTCAAAACTTGAGGAAGATGGATGGAACTGGAACGAGGAAGAGAAAGATTTGATGAGACTGCTACTGCAATGTATAACCTAA